From Glycine max cultivar Williams 82 chromosome 11, Glycine_max_v4.0, whole genome shotgun sequence, the proteins below share one genomic window:
- the LOC100799534 gene encoding tropinone reductase homolog At5g06060, giving the protein MHLASLINPTSNFPLLSSRTTTTSFIFNHRRKKSQSNCIRSHQSTIQQRWTLQGMTALVTGGTRGIGHAIVEELTGFGARVHTCARNEHDLTKCLKNWNDSGFDVTGSVCDVSVPHQREALMESVSSLFHGKLNILINNVGTNIRKPVTDFTSAEFSTLIDTNLGSVFHLCQLAYPLLKASGMGSVVFVSSVSGFVSLKSMSVQGATKGAINQLTRNLACEWAKDNIRSNAVAPWYIKTSLVEQVLSNKDYLEEVYSRTPLRRLGDPAEVSSLVAFLCLPASSYITGQIICIDGGMSVNGFYPTTQF; this is encoded by the exons ATGCATCTGGCTTCCCTCATAAATCCAACTTCTAATTTTCCATTACTCTCAAGCCGCACAACCACCACCTCTTTCATTTTCAaccatagaagaaaaaaatcacagTCCAATTGCATTAGGAGCCACCAGTCCACAATACAGCAGAGGTGGACTCTTCAGGGCATGACAGCTCTCGTCACTGGTGGTACTCGCGGAattgg GCACGCCATTGTGGAGGAATTGACGGGGTTTGGAGCCAGAGTGCATACCTGTGCCAGGAATGAACATGATCTCACCAAGTGCCTCAAGAATTGGAATGATTCCGGTTTTGATGTCACTGGCTCAGTTTGTGATGTCTCAGTTCCACACCAGAGGGAGGCACTCATGGAGTCTGTTTCCTCTCTCTTCCACGGGAAACTCAACATCCTT ATAAACAATGTTGGTACAAACATTCGGAAACCAGTGACAGACTTCACAAGTGCAGAGTTTTCTACTCTTATTGATACGAATTTGGGATCCGTCTTTCATTTATGCCAACTTGCATATCCACTTCTGAAAGCATCGGGAATGGGAAGTGTTGTGTTTGTCTCATCTGTTTCTGGTTTTGTCTCACTCAAGTCAATGTCTGTTCAAGGAGCAACGAAAG GGGCAATTAATCAACTAACAAGAAATCTAGCTTGTGAGTGGGCAAAAGACAATATAAGGAGTAATGCAGTGGCACCTTGGTACATCAAAACTTCATTGGTAGAGCAG GTGCTCAGCAACAAAGATTATCTGGAAGAAGTGTACTCCAGAACTCCTCTTAGGCGCCTAGGAGATCCAGCAGAAGTCTCTTCTCTTGTTGCCTTTCTTTGCTTACCAGCATCATCATACATCACTGGCCAGATTATTTGTATTGATGGAGGAATGTCCGTGAATGGTTTCTACCCAACAACACAGTTCTAA
- the LOC102667172 gene encoding transcriptional regulator TAC1 translates to MESDLHHDHQAAASENHPSDGEEQGASHVTSRSFECNFCRRGFSNAQALGGHMNIHRKDKAKLKQQQSSNQIQQDQAKSYGEDSNKQKWNWNVSLQEHAIHKRQQLPLFAESPTSSETQKPQQGQTQTTTEQASLSTQDSSSELDLELRLGPEPQDSSAAETGTRNFF, encoded by the coding sequence atggaATCtgatcttcatcatgatcatcaagCTGCAGCATCAGAAAATCATCCCTCTGATGGAGAGGAGCAAGGTGCAAGTCACGTGACATCGAGGTCCTTCGAGTGCAACTTCTGCAGGAGGGGCTTCTCTAATGCACAAGCTCtaggaggacacatgaatattCATAGAAAAGACAAAGCCAAGCTCAAGCAACAACAATCTTCAAACCAAATTCAACAGGATCAGGCCAAGTCTTATGGTGAAGATagcaacaaacaaaaatggaaTTGGAATGTGTCTCTACAAGAACATGCCATTCACAAGAGGCAGCAGCTTCCACTCTTTGCCGAATCACCAACTAGTAGTGAAACACAAAAGCCACAACAAGGTCAAACTCAAACTACTACTGAACAGGCTTCGTTATCTACTCAAGATTCCTCATCGGAGTTAGACCTTGAACTGAGACTAGGACCTGAACCACAGGACTCGTCAGCAGCAGAAACGGGtacaagaaattttttttga